The following are from one region of the Rosistilla carotiformis genome:
- a CDS encoding DNA methyltransferase — MNSNIRNHTPSYEAPDRRWSVHHGNVETVLPTLEDSLYDGALFDPPYALEFMGKDWDKVLPPTEVFKQILRVCKPGAHLLAFGHPKTFHRLMVNIEEAGWEIRDTLSWIYGEGLPKSHNIGKDLEKRMPSSEQARAWEGYGTGLKPAWEPIILVQRPRERTFANNALRHGCGGLDIDSCRIGTTGETTRSHQAPYPRLPDGTEDRTNWGRSGHRVEQIDKGRWPSNLLLDEVAAESLDKQSGITRSRKGRKRIAGRTIGNGRTMGHFINQVEGIYGYDDEGGASRFFYVAKAKGKQRLDNAHPTVKPTDLCESLARLILPPERPTPRRLLVPYSGSGSEMVGAMAAGWDQLTGIEMDDKWVKTAQRRLRETKSPVKSTSPTKVRDDSRSDSSAGAITPRTKNKKETNMNEFNIDFDNPNFHAACALFPVLQGTELRELANDIRQNGLLEPIVVHNGEILDGRNRLEACEIAGIEPKFVEWDGEGSPVQWIISKNLQRRHLSASQRALLGYDLLPLLEAEAKERQRLSKGRSKKGEQIPANELGKASEHAAKIANCSSTYVEQVKSTAANAPELLDAIRNGILTVNDAHKLSKVPECKRQPVVEKAKKPKARISRLIRQAEIECRKEQRKAEETSITLPTDSKIQVRTGDCLELMKSLEPKSVDVAVTSIPYNIGVKYDSYEDDKDDEHYLDWLDEVGMPQFSAPGVMKDWVRKQGWVIRSAAGVRP, encoded by the coding sequence ATGAACAGCAATATCCGCAACCATACTCCTAGCTACGAAGCACCTGACCGCCGCTGGTCTGTTCACCACGGAAATGTCGAAACCGTATTGCCCACGTTGGAAGACTCGCTATATGACGGAGCGTTATTCGATCCACCTTATGCTCTGGAGTTCATGGGGAAAGATTGGGACAAAGTTCTCCCGCCCACTGAAGTCTTCAAACAGATTCTCCGAGTCTGCAAACCGGGGGCGCATTTGCTGGCTTTCGGGCATCCCAAGACATTTCACCGCTTGATGGTCAACATCGAAGAGGCCGGTTGGGAAATTCGGGACACGCTTTCATGGATTTATGGTGAGGGGCTTCCGAAGTCCCACAACATCGGCAAAGACCTCGAAAAGCGGATGCCCAGTTCCGAGCAAGCACGGGCATGGGAGGGATACGGCACTGGGCTCAAGCCTGCTTGGGAGCCGATCATTCTGGTCCAGAGGCCACGGGAACGCACTTTTGCCAACAACGCCCTACGGCATGGTTGCGGTGGGTTGGACATTGATAGTTGCCGAATTGGGACGACTGGAGAAACGACCCGCAGCCACCAAGCTCCCTATCCACGATTGCCCGATGGGACGGAAGATCGGACGAACTGGGGAAGATCCGGCCACAGAGTCGAACAAATCGATAAAGGGCGATGGCCCTCCAATCTCCTTCTCGATGAGGTGGCGGCAGAATCGCTCGACAAGCAAAGCGGAATCACTCGTTCACGAAAGGGGCGGAAACGAATCGCAGGACGCACCATCGGGAATGGAAGGACCATGGGGCACTTCATAAATCAAGTCGAGGGGATTTACGGTTATGACGACGAGGGTGGAGCGTCAAGATTCTTCTACGTCGCAAAGGCAAAAGGTAAACAGCGTTTGGACAACGCACATCCAACAGTCAAACCTACTGACCTGTGCGAGTCGCTTGCTCGACTGATTCTTCCACCTGAGCGACCGACGCCAAGGCGACTGCTTGTGCCTTACTCGGGCAGTGGTTCGGAAATGGTCGGTGCGATGGCTGCTGGCTGGGATCAACTAACAGGCATCGAAATGGATGACAAGTGGGTGAAGACCGCTCAGCGGCGGCTGAGAGAAACCAAATCTCCAGTTAAATCAACATCACCAACAAAGGTAAGAGACGACTCCCGCTCAGATTCTTCCGCAGGGGCAATTACACCAAGAACGAAAAACAAAAAGGAAACGAACATGAACGAATTTAACATCGACTTTGACAATCCAAATTTCCACGCAGCCTGCGCTCTCTTTCCCGTGCTTCAAGGCACTGAGCTTCGGGAACTTGCCAACGACATCCGCCAGAACGGTCTGTTGGAGCCAATCGTGGTCCACAACGGGGAAATACTTGACGGTCGTAATCGACTTGAAGCTTGCGAGATCGCTGGCATTGAACCCAAGTTTGTTGAGTGGGATGGTGAAGGATCACCCGTGCAATGGATCATCAGCAAGAACCTTCAACGACGCCATTTAAGCGCCAGCCAGCGTGCCTTACTCGGTTACGACTTATTACCGCTATTAGAAGCGGAAGCCAAAGAGCGACAAAGACTATCAAAAGGTCGCAGCAAAAAGGGCGAACAAATTCCTGCTAACGAACTTGGAAAGGCAAGTGAACACGCCGCTAAGATTGCCAATTGTTCTTCAACTTATGTCGAACAGGTCAAGTCAACAGCGGCTAACGCCCCCGAATTACTGGACGCAATTCGCAATGGTATTCTCACGGTAAACGATGCGCATAAACTCTCAAAAGTTCCCGAGTGCAAACGACAGCCTGTTGTCGAAAAGGCAAAAAAGCCAAAGGCCCGAATTTCAAGATTGATCCGACAGGCCGAAATCGAGTGCCGAAAAGAACAACGCAAGGCTGAGGAAACCTCGATCACTTTGCCTACCGATAGCAAAATTCAGGTGCGGACTGGCGACTGCCTCGAACTGATGAAGAGCCTTGAGCCAAAATCCGTTGATGTTGCGGTTACGTCGATCCCTTACAACATTGGCGTGAAATACGATAGCTACGAGGACGACAAAGATGATGAGCATTATCTCGACTGGCTCGATGAGGTTGGGATGCCCCAGTTTTCTGCACCAGGCGTTATGAAAGATTGGGTTAGGAAACAGGGGTGGGTGATTCGCAGTGCTGCTGGAGTGAGGCCGTAG
- a CDS encoding IS3 family transposase translates to MSQRRACRVLDQPRSSQRFEGKPKDEDERLTKRILHFVRERPRWGYRRICQLLRRDGETINRKKMYRLWRASGLKVPQKRRKKRATGVRGNACDVQAAGFVHDVWSWDFVQSSTLDGRTIRFLNIVDEYTRQCLTIKVGRSITSEDAIDTLAELFAMHGVPKRLRCDNGPEFISTAIKQWLAKIGVEILYIEPGSPWQNGVCESFNSRLRDEYLHQTDLINEDDTRMKARAWREDFNTQRPHSSLGYLTPSEFAHRSAASVRPTASLQQHCESPTPVS, encoded by the coding sequence GTGTCGCAACGACGTGCCTGCCGCGTGCTCGACCAACCGCGATCGAGCCAGCGATTTGAGGGGAAACCCAAAGACGAAGACGAGCGACTGACGAAGCGAATTCTTCACTTTGTTCGCGAGCGTCCTCGCTGGGGGTATCGACGTATCTGCCAACTTCTTCGCCGCGACGGTGAGACTATTAACAGGAAAAAAATGTATCGGCTTTGGAGAGCATCGGGGCTGAAGGTGCCACAAAAGCGTCGCAAAAAGCGTGCTACTGGCGTCCGAGGCAATGCATGCGACGTTCAAGCGGCAGGTTTTGTTCACGATGTTTGGAGCTGGGATTTCGTGCAATCGTCGACACTTGATGGACGAACGATTCGCTTCTTGAACATCGTCGATGAGTACACGCGGCAATGCCTGACGATCAAGGTCGGCCGCAGTATCACGAGCGAAGATGCGATCGACACGCTGGCTGAGCTGTTTGCAATGCACGGCGTTCCGAAACGACTTCGTTGCGATAACGGCCCCGAGTTCATCTCGACAGCGATCAAGCAATGGCTGGCAAAGATTGGCGTTGAGATCCTTTACATCGAACCTGGCTCGCCATGGCAGAACGGTGTCTGCGAGAGTTTCAACAGCCGGCTTCGTGACGAGTATCTGCATCAAACGGATTTGATCAATGAAGACGACACACGGATGAAAGCACGAGCTTGGCGGGAGGACTTCAACACCCAGCGCCCGCACAGTTCGCTTGGCTATCTAACCCCATCAGAGTTCGCGCATCGCAGTGCTGCTTCCGTTCGGCCTACGGCCTCACTCCAGCAGCACTGCGAATCACCCACCCCTGTTTCCTAA